A portion of the Treponema rectale genome contains these proteins:
- a CDS encoding tetratricopeptide repeat protein → MKKFTFTKIALLIFFSASMISCAGDPEPQPEPVQELQDDAEAENLQVDFTAPIEEPAIFESETESAVESSNLEPIDDEEGFYMSDKTVLENTDSSEDTGAAEEASEGSTTYEPGETYYKKYFPKENDENYSNPYLEADPFEGEDFSTDQDSSAPLTDNTEEDNDTSEENATDDDGFPEEKQDETEYTETESREETLENQEENNTSDTETAETESEDEEEISIPVPSRSVTIKKNQYLEIKYPGSGWVYLGETDDTSMMRYFGRKRNSGNTSFTLRARDEGTTLLHFYKNDALTDEFIDDYLEVTVSGTDNKESRVTAPDYETAVPPAPKNRKHNSHNTVPEYPEISETVESSSIDITPYGPDETGNKTENTKTASDTSVRNERKNDSNIATVIQNTDSTDSAVSTKKSSRTETSEKPDSTSAESKNETITDGLSADELLEKAQAAFDNGEYEKTLNYLDAFFDKSTEKIDSGLFLQAQTYESNSSVRNLKNALETYETIVRDYPQSINWTKAYERMTYLKRFYFNIR, encoded by the coding sequence ATGAAAAAATTCACTTTCACAAAAATTGCACTATTAATATTTTTTTCTGCATCAATGATTTCCTGTGCCGGAGATCCTGAACCACAGCCGGAACCTGTACAGGAACTTCAAGATGACGCTGAGGCTGAAAACCTTCAGGTAGATTTTACCGCACCAATAGAAGAACCTGCAATCTTTGAATCTGAAACAGAATCTGCCGTAGAAAGTTCAAATCTTGAACCTATCGACGACGAAGAAGGTTTTTACATGAGTGATAAAACCGTCCTCGAAAACACTGATTCTTCAGAAGACACCGGGGCGGCAGAAGAAGCTTCAGAAGGCAGTACTACATACGAACCTGGAGAAACCTACTATAAAAAATATTTTCCAAAAGAAAATGATGAAAATTATTCAAATCCATATCTGGAGGCAGATCCTTTTGAAGGAGAAGATTTCTCTACAGATCAGGACTCTTCTGCACCTCTAACAGACAACACTGAAGAAGACAATGATACTTCAGAGGAAAATGCAACGGACGATGACGGTTTTCCTGAAGAAAAACAGGATGAAACTGAATATACGGAAACAGAAAGCCGGGAAGAAACACTGGAAAATCAGGAAGAAAATAATACTTCTGATACAGAAACCGCAGAAACAGAATCAGAAGATGAAGAAGAAATCAGTATACCCGTACCGTCAAGAAGCGTAACGATAAAAAAGAATCAGTATCTTGAAATCAAATATCCGGGTTCAGGATGGGTTTATCTTGGAGAAACAGATGACACGTCAATGATGCGTTATTTCGGAAGAAAAAGAAATTCCGGAAACACTTCCTTTACCCTCAGGGCTCGAGATGAAGGTACAACCCTGCTTCACTTTTACAAAAATGATGCACTTACAGACGAATTCATAGATGATTATCTTGAAGTCACAGTTTCAGGAACAGACAATAAAGAAAGCCGGGTTACAGCACCTGATTATGAAACTGCCGTACCCCCGGCTCCAAAAAACAGAAAGCATAACAGTCACAATACAGTTCCTGAATACCCTGAAATTTCCGAAACTGTAGAATCATCTTCAATCGACATAACACCATACGGTCCCGATGAAACAGGAAACAAAACTGAAAACACAAAAACAGCTTCTGACACTTCTGTGCGGAACGAAAGAAAAAACGACAGCAATATTGCAACAGTAATACAAAATACAGATTCAACAGATTCAGCCGTTTCTACAAAAAAAAGTTCAAGAACTGAGACTTCTGAAAAACCAGACAGCACTTCCGCTGAGAGTAAAAATGAAACCATAACTGATGGACTGTCAGCAGATGAACTGCTTGAAAAAGCTCAGGCTGCTTTTGATAACGGTGAATACGAAAAAACATTAAATTACCTTGATGCTTTTTTTGACAAGTCAACAGAAAAAATTGACAGCGGTCTGTTTCTTCAGGCCCAGACATATGAATCAAACTCCTCCGTAAGAAACTTAAAAAACGCACTTGAAACCTATGAAACAATAGTACGGGACTATCCGCAAAGCATAAACTGGACAAAAGCCTACGAAAGGATGACTTACCTCAAGAGATTTTATTTTAACATCAGATAA
- the serS gene encoding serine--tRNA ligase — protein MLDYKFIKDNLEAVKKNISDRNMSADADIVVKLYDERTALTTELQSLQQKRNANAASMKQKLDADTRAKYVEEGKALKDKISEIEAKLNKTEEELDEAARQIPNMAHPDVPVGKVDTENLEVKKVGTPRKFDFQPKDHVTLGEELDIIDFDRGTKVSGPKFYYLKNEAVFLEQALIMYALNILRKHGFTTFITPDVAKEEILKGIGFNPRGNESNVYSIEEEGTCLVATAEITLGGFHSGEILDKNALPLMYCGLSHCFRREAGAAGHFSKGLYRVHQFDKVEMFVYALPEQSDALHEKLRLIEEEIFTGLGLPFRVVDTCTGDLGAPAYRKWDLEAWMPGRSDAEHPDGDYGEVTSTSNCTDYQARRLNVKYHDDDGKNKYVHMLNGTAIAVGRAMLAIIENYQNEDGSVTIPEALVPFCGFDKIGPKTNVVSPVYKTKK, from the coding sequence ATGTTAGATTACAAATTCATTAAAGACAACCTTGAGGCTGTAAAAAAGAATATTTCAGACAGGAACATGTCTGCAGACGCAGATATTGTTGTAAAACTTTATGATGAACGCACTGCCCTCACTACAGAACTTCAGTCCCTTCAGCAGAAACGAAACGCAAATGCTGCTTCCATGAAACAGAAGCTCGATGCAGATACAAGGGCAAAATATGTAGAAGAAGGAAAAGCCCTTAAAGACAAAATCAGCGAAATTGAAGCTAAGCTTAACAAAACTGAAGAAGAACTTGATGAAGCTGCAAGGCAGATTCCGAACATGGCACATCCTGATGTTCCGGTAGGAAAAGTCGATACTGAAAACCTTGAAGTAAAAAAGGTAGGAACTCCTAGAAAATTTGATTTCCAGCCTAAAGATCATGTTACTTTAGGTGAAGAACTTGACATAATTGACTTTGACAGAGGAACAAAAGTTTCTGGTCCTAAATTTTATTACCTTAAAAACGAGGCTGTTTTCCTTGAACAGGCTCTGATTATGTACGCACTTAACATTCTCCGCAAACACGGTTTTACAACATTCATTACACCTGATGTTGCAAAAGAAGAAATACTTAAAGGTATAGGATTTAATCCTAGAGGAAACGAAAGCAACGTATATTCCATTGAAGAGGAAGGAACCTGTCTCGTTGCTACTGCAGAAATTACATTAGGAGGCTTCCATTCAGGAGAAATTCTCGATAAGAATGCCCTTCCGCTTATGTACTGCGGTCTTTCTCACTGTTTCCGCCGTGAAGCCGGTGCTGCAGGACATTTCTCAAAAGGACTTTACAGAGTACATCAGTTCGACAAAGTAGAAATGTTCGTATACGCACTTCCTGAACAGAGCGATGCACTTCATGAAAAACTTCGTCTCATTGAGGAAGAAATCTTTACAGGACTTGGTCTTCCGTTCCGTGTAGTTGATACCTGCACAGGTGATCTTGGAGCACCAGCATACAGAAAATGGGATCTTGAAGCATGGATGCCTGGCCGTTCAGATGCAGAACATCCTGACGGAGATTATGGAGAAGTAACATCCACATCAAACTGTACTGACTATCAGGCCCGCCGCCTTAACGTTAAATACCATGATGATGACGGAAAAAACAAGTACGTTCATATGCTTAACGGAACGGCAATTGCAGTCGGAAGAGCAATGCTTGCCATTATCGAAAACTATCAGAATGAAGATGGTTCTGTTACTATTCCGGAAGCGCTTGTTCCTTTCTGCGGATTTGACAAAATCGGTCCAAAGACAAATGTAGTATCACCAGTTTATAAAACAAAAAAATAA
- a CDS encoding SIMPL domain-containing protein produces MKKNYFIYVTIITAAFLLSSCTVKQEAAKPLRTITVSGQGSIFVENDTAKIIFSIVTRNYDINKAVSDNAAKSTQVNEALSKAGLLKSDIATSNYSVQQDANPSPTRVNYGAYTVSNSIIVTVRDISRTGEIIDLCVKNGANQFSSLGFYASQTEKAKKEAEVLAIKNAESKAKSLAAASAAKLGKVQTIKTEYIYSEYSAAQADMKTAESYTTSVTPGKSATHAEVTVTYELE; encoded by the coding sequence ATGAAAAAAAACTATTTCATTTATGTAACTATTATTACAGCGGCATTCCTGCTCTCCTCCTGCACGGTAAAACAGGAAGCAGCAAAACCTCTCCGCACTATAACAGTTTCCGGACAGGGCAGTATTTTTGTTGAAAACGATACGGCAAAAATCATATTTTCAATCGTTACCCGCAACTACGACATAAACAAAGCAGTCAGTGATAATGCAGCAAAAAGTACACAGGTGAATGAAGCCCTTTCAAAAGCAGGATTATTAAAAAGTGACATTGCAACTTCAAACTATTCAGTTCAGCAGGATGCAAATCCATCTCCCACAAGAGTTAACTACGGAGCCTATACAGTAAGCAACAGCATTATTGTTACCGTACGGGATATTTCAAGAACAGGGGAAATCATCGATCTCTGCGTAAAAAATGGTGCAAACCAGTTTTCTTCCCTGGGATTCTATGCATCACAGACTGAAAAGGCAAAAAAAGAAGCTGAAGTTCTTGCCATTAAAAATGCAGAATCAAAAGCAAAATCTCTTGCAGCTGCAAGTGCTGCAAAACTTGGAAAAGTACAGACAATCAAAACTGAATACATTTATTCAGAATACTCAGCTGCTCAGGCTGACATGAAAACAGCAGAATCCTATACAACAAGCGTAACACCCGGAAAATCTGCAACTCACGCAGAGGTCACAGTAACTTACGAACTTGAGTAG
- a CDS encoding chromosome segregation SMC family protein, with the protein MFLKSLEIFGFKSFADRTKINFPDGITALLGPNGCGKSNVVDAIKWVLAENKSKNLRADSMNSVIFNGTETRPALNMAEVTLTIANENGLLPLADEEIAIKRRIYRTKKDDSVENHYFINGNEVSATAIRKLFLDTGVGKAAYSVMEQGKIDQILSSKPEDRRYLFEEAAGISRSKAQIQEAERDLEKTRANLAQIDHALAETKRSYETLKVQSEKTSRYRKLQDEKFNYELDIQLLKLKDFTVNKSRHEEERKEAEKKRNEAAKEIEEIFRSINENNDKLEQLQDIQNKKQMEQIKIARDQSGLNTLVSKYRNDERDIGITISQIESKIKNNQMRIDDFNDEIDYHNSDLHAKDKQLADISKNIDSFVSNINLSSSQIDENTKIIGTNSGKIHNLDNERALLQKDLEAITEDIVTKLDAKLRDAGYSSASNKKAKEELTILLEKIKIFATGRSNIFNDFASLPHHTEKDSLKIVTDAVAAFKDLLTMFDELSASIENYTKTTPQFIDEFLSPEGIITKKRSIDQLIQENLAKIDSIKKESEELTKVNAELNKKISEYRETLSDLRTNQATINQLVVSIKQQISQTNRYLVQEKATMQENETSLMHEQKKKEELSEQIEDLESQIAELQYKGEQLTKELSDLDKQIAECNSKVNGKDDIIRKKQEEQKKYQARLEELTVRLAQSDTEIRNVKQNFQDVHSRNLMEFEERMYTITASSVQLKEKLAQTKQKIQDLGQVNLMAVEQFAEEKERYERQQANYDDTQKTLEDLIRVSEEICTKSSEMFLDTYNKIRRNFHNMFRRLFNGGRAELRLSDPTNVLTSGIDIYAQPPGKKLENISLLSGGEKTMTAVALLFATYQVRPSPFCLLDEIDAALDDRNVSSFVNTLRTFANVSQYIVITHNRKTVVAASSMIGVSMAESGITKVVQIPLDEDMINGRAKFDEADNFVEEDVEPEQGIVIPPRPPRREHNPDGTLKIKKEEKEPEHSDCSTDTEEEGSVSEKENDKS; encoded by the coding sequence GTGTTTTTAAAAAGTCTGGAAATATTCGGGTTCAAGTCTTTTGCAGACAGGACAAAAATCAACTTCCCTGACGGTATTACTGCGTTACTGGGACCGAATGGATGTGGAAAAAGTAATGTAGTTGACGCAATTAAATGGGTTCTTGCAGAAAATAAATCAAAAAATCTCCGTGCCGACTCAATGAACAGCGTAATATTCAACGGAACAGAAACAAGGCCGGCTCTTAACATGGCAGAAGTTACTCTTACAATTGCAAATGAAAACGGACTTCTGCCCCTTGCTGATGAAGAAATTGCAATAAAAAGACGAATTTACAGAACAAAAAAAGATGATTCAGTAGAAAATCACTATTTCATAAACGGAAACGAAGTAAGTGCAACTGCAATCAGAAAACTTTTTCTTGATACAGGCGTCGGAAAAGCTGCTTACTCAGTAATGGAACAGGGAAAAATCGACCAGATTCTTTCAAGCAAACCGGAAGACAGGCGTTACCTTTTTGAGGAAGCTGCGGGAATCTCCAGAAGCAAGGCCCAGATTCAGGAAGCAGAGAGGGATCTGGAAAAAACAAGAGCAAACCTTGCACAGATTGACCATGCACTGGCAGAAACAAAAAGAAGTTATGAAACTCTTAAAGTTCAGTCGGAAAAAACTTCCAGATACAGGAAACTTCAGGACGAAAAATTCAACTATGAACTTGATATACAGCTCCTTAAACTCAAAGACTTTACGGTAAATAAATCCCGTCACGAAGAAGAAAGAAAGGAAGCAGAAAAAAAACGCAATGAAGCAGCAAAAGAAATAGAAGAAATTTTCCGTTCCATCAATGAAAATAATGATAAGCTTGAACAGCTTCAGGACATTCAGAACAAAAAACAGATGGAGCAGATAAAAATTGCCAGAGATCAGAGCGGCCTCAATACACTTGTTTCAAAGTATAGAAATGACGAGCGAGATATAGGCATTACAATTTCTCAGATTGAAAGCAAAATTAAAAACAATCAGATGAGGATTGACGATTTCAATGATGAAATTGATTATCATAATTCTGATCTTCACGCAAAAGACAAGCAGCTTGCAGATATAAGCAAGAATATCGATAGTTTTGTTTCCAACATAAATCTTTCATCAAGCCAGATTGATGAGAACACAAAAATAATAGGAACAAATTCTGGAAAAATTCATAATCTCGACAACGAACGTGCCCTGCTTCAGAAAGATCTTGAAGCCATCACCGAAGATATCGTTACAAAACTTGATGCAAAACTCAGGGACGCAGGCTACTCTTCCGCATCAAATAAAAAAGCAAAGGAAGAACTTACGATTCTTCTTGAAAAAATTAAGATTTTTGCAACAGGACGTTCAAACATTTTCAATGATTTTGCTTCCCTGCCCCATCATACAGAAAAAGACTCTCTTAAGATTGTCACAGATGCCGTAGCAGCATTCAAAGACCTGCTTACAATGTTTGATGAACTTTCTGCATCCATTGAAAACTACACAAAGACTACACCTCAGTTTATCGATGAATTCTTAAGTCCGGAAGGTATAATCACAAAGAAAAGAAGCATCGACCAGCTTATTCAGGAAAACCTTGCAAAAATAGATTCCATAAAGAAGGAAAGCGAGGAACTTACTAAAGTTAATGCTGAGCTTAATAAAAAAATCTCGGAATATAGGGAAACCCTTAGCGACCTGCGTACGAATCAGGCAACCATCAATCAGCTTGTAGTATCAATAAAACAGCAGATCAGCCAGACAAACCGCTACCTTGTTCAGGAAAAAGCAACCATGCAGGAAAATGAAACTTCCCTTATGCATGAACAGAAAAAGAAGGAAGAACTTTCGGAACAGATAGAAGATCTTGAAAGCCAGATTGCCGAACTTCAGTACAAGGGTGAGCAGCTCACAAAGGAACTTTCTGACCTTGATAAGCAGATTGCTGAATGCAATTCAAAGGTAAACGGAAAGGACGACATAATCCGCAAAAAGCAGGAAGAGCAGAAAAAATACCAGGCCCGTCTTGAGGAACTTACTGTAAGATTAGCTCAAAGTGATACGGAAATCCGTAATGTAAAGCAGAACTTTCAGGACGTACATTCCAGAAACCTCATGGAATTTGAAGAAAGAATGTATACGATTACAGCTTCTTCAGTTCAGCTAAAGGAAAAACTTGCCCAGACAAAACAGAAAATTCAGGATCTCGGACAGGTAAACCTCATGGCTGTAGAACAGTTTGCGGAAGAAAAAGAGCGTTATGAAAGGCAGCAGGCAAACTATGATGATACACAGAAAACACTGGAAGACCTTATTCGCGTAAGTGAAGAAATCTGTACTAAATCCAGTGAAATGTTTCTGGATACTTACAACAAAATCCGCAGAAACTTTCATAATATGTTCAGACGGCTTTTTAACGGAGGAAGAGCAGAACTCAGGCTCAGTGATCCGACGAACGTTCTTACATCCGGAATCGATATATATGCACAGCCGCCTGGAAAAAAACTTGAAAACATCAGTCTTCTTTCCGGAGGTGAAAAGACAATGACCGCAGTTGCACTTCTGTTTGCAACCTATCAGGTCAGACCAAGTCCATTCTGTCTTCTGGACGAAATTGATGCGGCCCTCGATGACAGAAACGTTTCCAGTTTCGTAAATACATTGAGGACCTTTGCAAACGTAAGCCAGTATATTGTCATTACTCATAACAGAAAAACTGTAGTTGCAGCTTCAAGCATGATCGGTGTAAGCATGGCAGAAAGCGGCATTACAAAGGTTGTTCAGATTCCTCTTGATGAAGACATGATTAACGGAAGGGCTAAATTTGATGAGGCGGACAACTTCGTAGAAGAAGATGTTGAGCCGGAACAGGGAATCGTCATTCCGCCAAGACCACCAAGACGTGAACATAATCCGGACGGAACACTCAAAATAAAGAAAGAAGAAAAAGAGCCGGAACATTCTGACTGCAGCACAGATACAGAAGAAGAAGGTTCAGTTTCTGAAAAGGAGAACGACAAGTCCTAA